A section of the Paenibacillus aurantius genome encodes:
- a CDS encoding extracellular solute-binding protein, translated as MKSVKATLSLLAIGSTLAVSACSSSSPSSSPSGTSKPDAAASAAPAGPLSKYPSPVEVTTVRSVDASIKFKGSDTIDNNEWTRAYLDELGIKLKYNWIATSGEDATQKMNVMIASGELPDIIPVSAIQLKQLVEAGLVEDLSDVYAKYASPLAKKFMEGDNTAQLDSAKFNGKLMAIPNTNSSIDGASILWVRADWLKKLNLPEPKTMDDVYKIAEAFTKMDPDGNGKNDTFGLGINKGIGGGGIMGLGGYFNGFHAYMGSWVKDASGNLAYGSILPEMKPALLKLQEMYKAGLLDKEFGVKDGNKTGEDAVAGKIGLYYGAMWNPINPLQKGKDLDPKMEWGAYPIVSVDGSPAKPQVGNPVFAYYAVKKGSKHPEAVMKMVNLFIEKGWGEKQDFDNFFSSKEGIELFKHAPFNAWSPQKNLDVHLAVVNSLKTGDVSKLNGEQKATYDKIKQFEAGDNKTWNQARVFGEPSSFTVINQYQKNKLPLMSEFFGAPTKTMGEKKATLDKMELETFTKIIMGEPIAAFDKFVEDWKKLGGNDMTKEVNEWAKSIK; from the coding sequence ATGAAATCAGTAAAAGCAACGTTAAGTTTACTCGCCATTGGCTCTACGCTTGCCGTTTCGGCTTGCAGCTCTTCTTCTCCCTCCTCCTCACCAAGCGGGACATCCAAGCCCGATGCAGCTGCATCGGCGGCTCCGGCTGGACCATTGTCCAAGTATCCGTCTCCGGTTGAGGTGACGACGGTCCGAAGCGTGGATGCTTCCATTAAATTCAAGGGCAGCGATACGATTGACAACAACGAATGGACACGGGCTTATCTGGATGAATTGGGAATCAAGCTGAAATATAACTGGATTGCGACAAGCGGAGAAGACGCGACACAGAAGATGAACGTGATGATCGCCTCGGGGGAGCTTCCGGACATTATACCGGTCAGTGCCATCCAGTTGAAACAGCTGGTGGAGGCCGGCTTGGTGGAGGATTTATCCGATGTATACGCCAAGTACGCGTCTCCTTTAGCCAAGAAGTTTATGGAGGGAGACAATACGGCGCAGCTGGATTCCGCCAAGTTTAACGGAAAGCTGATGGCGATTCCGAACACGAACTCTTCCATCGACGGGGCCTCCATTCTCTGGGTGCGGGCGGATTGGCTCAAGAAGCTGAATCTGCCGGAGCCGAAGACGATGGACGATGTTTACAAGATAGCGGAGGCCTTTACCAAAATGGATCCGGACGGAAACGGCAAGAACGATACCTTCGGACTCGGCATCAACAAAGGCATCGGCGGCGGCGGCATTATGGGCCTGGGCGGCTATTTCAACGGCTTCCATGCTTATATGGGATCATGGGTAAAGGATGCCTCCGGTAATCTGGCCTATGGTTCGATCCTTCCTGAAATGAAGCCGGCCCTGCTAAAGCTGCAGGAAATGTATAAAGCGGGCTTGCTGGATAAAGAGTTCGGGGTGAAGGACGGTAACAAGACAGGCGAAGATGCGGTCGCCGGTAAAATCGGGCTGTATTACGGAGCCATGTGGAATCCGATTAATCCGCTGCAGAAGGGGAAAGACCTGGATCCCAAAATGGAATGGGGAGCGTATCCCATCGTCTCCGTGGACGGCAGCCCGGCTAAGCCGCAGGTAGGGAATCCTGTCTTCGCCTATTATGCGGTCAAGAAAGGATCCAAGCATCCGGAAGCTGTCATGAAGATGGTCAACTTGTTCATCGAAAAGGGCTGGGGGGAGAAGCAGGATTTCGACAATTTCTTTTCTTCCAAGGAAGGGATCGAATTGTTTAAGCATGCGCCGTTCAACGCATGGTCCCCTCAAAAAAACCTGGATGTCCATCTGGCCGTCGTCAACAGCTTAAAGACGGGCGATGTTTCCAAGTTAAATGGAGAACAAAAGGCGACCTACGACAAGATTAAACAATTCGAGGCAGGCGACAACAAAACATGGAATCAGGCCCGGGTGTTCGGAGAGCCCAGCTCGTTCACGGTCATCAATCAATACCAGAAGAACAAATTGCCGCTCATGAGTGAGTTCTTTGGGGCACCGACCAAGACGATGGGCGAGAAGAAAGCGACCCTCGATAAGATGGAACTCGAAACGTTTACCAAGATCATTATGGGGGAGCCGATTGCCGCCTTCGATAAGTTTGTTGAGGATTGGAAGAAGCTGGGCGGAAACGATATGACCAAAGAAGTTAACGAGTGGGCGAAATCCATCAAATAA
- a CDS encoding carbohydrate ABC transporter permease — MVQKPGIGRLVFVVLNYTFLIGLALLCLLPLIHVLAVSFSSSAAAMGGLVVLWPVDFTASAYKFALQKPEFLTALLVTIKRVLLGTALSMFLTILTAYPLAKEKTKFRWRTVYAWVFVLTMLFHGGLIPWYMTIKSLGMLNSIWALVLPGAVPVFNVILLLNFYRGLPKELEESAFMDGAGHWTTLWRIYVPLSLPALATIGLFTIVGHWNSWFDGLILMNSPENYPLQSYLRTIIVGQDLTMLTTTDLSLLNELSERTVKTSQIFLGALPILLVYPLLQRFFIKGIVMGSVKG; from the coding sequence ATGGTCCAGAAGCCCGGAATCGGCCGCCTGGTGTTTGTTGTGCTCAACTATACGTTTCTAATCGGTCTCGCGCTCCTTTGTTTACTGCCGCTCATTCATGTACTCGCGGTTTCCTTCAGCTCAAGCGCGGCGGCTATGGGAGGCTTAGTGGTTCTATGGCCGGTCGATTTCACGGCCAGCGCTTATAAATTCGCGTTACAAAAGCCGGAATTTCTGACCGCTCTGCTCGTAACGATCAAGCGGGTCCTGCTCGGTACGGCGCTCAGTATGTTTCTAACCATTCTTACCGCCTATCCGCTAGCCAAGGAAAAAACGAAGTTCCGGTGGAGAACCGTGTATGCCTGGGTATTTGTCCTGACGATGCTTTTTCACGGAGGCTTGATTCCCTGGTACATGACGATCAAATCACTGGGCATGCTCAACTCGATTTGGGCGCTGGTGCTTCCCGGAGCCGTTCCGGTCTTTAATGTGATCCTCTTGTTAAACTTCTACCGGGGATTGCCCAAGGAACTGGAGGAATCGGCCTTTATGGACGGCGCGGGCCATTGGACCACGCTGTGGCGCATCTACGTGCCGCTCTCCTTGCCCGCGCTGGCGACCATCGGGTTATTCACCATAGTAGGGCATTGGAACAGCTGGTTTGACGGGCTGATTCTGATGAATTCTCCGGAGAATTATCCGCTTCAGAGCTACTTGCGTACGATCATCGTAGGCCAGGATTTGACGATGCTGACGACCACCGACTTATCTCTGCTTAACGAATTGTCGGAACGTACCGTCAAAACCTCTCAAATTTTTCTGGGGGCTTTGCCCATTCTGTTAGTTTATCCGCTGCTTCAACGTTTCTTTATTAAGGGAATTGTAATGGGCAGTGTGAAAGGATGA
- a CDS encoding ABC transporter permease, whose amino-acid sequence MPIKKWRHELPLHLMLLPALVILIVFSYWPMIGIVIAFQKFIPAKGFFGSNWVGFQNFLYVYNLPDTFQIVYNTIFIAVMKIAAGLLVPITIALLLNEMMKERIKRTVQTLIYLPHFLSWVILGGILIDVLSLKGIINQFVSLLGIEPIYFLGSNHWFPYVLVATDTWKDFGFGTIVYLAALTGINQSLYEAAVIDGANRWKQTLHITLPGIMPVVILMTTLSLGNVLNAGFDQVFNLYSPQVYESGDIIDTFVYRIGLIDAQYSVATAVGLFKSVVSLLLISGSYLLAYRFAGYRIF is encoded by the coding sequence ATGCCGATCAAAAAATGGAGGCATGAACTTCCGCTTCATCTTATGCTCTTGCCTGCGCTTGTCATCCTGATTGTCTTCAGCTACTGGCCGATGATCGGAATCGTGATCGCCTTTCAGAAGTTTATTCCGGCCAAGGGCTTCTTCGGTTCGAATTGGGTGGGCTTTCAAAATTTCCTGTACGTGTATAATCTGCCGGATACCTTTCAAATCGTCTATAACACGATCTTTATCGCCGTGATGAAGATAGCCGCGGGGCTCCTCGTTCCCATCACCATTGCGCTTCTGCTCAATGAGATGATGAAAGAGAGGATCAAGCGGACCGTTCAAACCCTGATCTATCTGCCTCACTTTCTGTCGTGGGTCATCTTGGGGGGGATCCTGATCGATGTTCTGTCGTTGAAGGGAATCATCAATCAGTTTGTCAGTCTGCTGGGGATAGAGCCGATCTATTTTCTTGGGAGTAATCACTGGTTTCCCTATGTTCTGGTCGCGACCGATACCTGGAAGGATTTTGGCTTCGGAACCATCGTTTATTTAGCGGCGCTGACCGGAATCAATCAGAGTCTGTATGAGGCGGCGGTCATTGACGGTGCGAACCGCTGGAAGCAGACCCTCCACATTACGCTTCCGGGCATTATGCCGGTCGTCATTCTGATGACGACCCTCAGCTTGGGAAATGTGCTGAATGCCGGCTTCGATCAAGTGTTTAATCTCTACAGTCCGCAGGTCTATGAGAGCGGAGATATTATCGATACCTTCGTATACCGGATCGGACTGATCGATGCCCAATATAGTGTGGCTACCGCCGTCGGATTGTTTAAGTCGGTCGTATCCCTCCTGCTCATCTCCGGGTCGTACCTGCTCGCTTACCGGTTCGCCGGATACCGGATCTTTTAA
- a CDS encoding DUF6528 family protein: MKAALLTAAMVSVLSSSLFATQPAKADANTWVAVTEGSSKKIKVYDPVVYNWDTRAAQKWEWTPNSNAGYSSAEIAAWGGGSDAKLRESSFWGGQIMATVSGSGLATIVSYPSGKELWSVVQGGSGTVNLHSIEVLPNGNCVTVGSVEGKVRLYTSSQGNTNSIVLADLPGAHGVHWDNTRGVLWAIGDTTLVGIKIEGTAAAPTYSVYRTVTIPLSDGQIPYGHDLWPVYGDTNRLWVAVNWRVWQYNIGADSWESSYAGSDVLHNSGKMIKSVGNVPSGQVVYTFPETSWVTHTVSFTNPTATRPITGAAIYKARPWIPGYDGTTGMAQDNLALNSSPSTSSSYETAVWGKAKAVDGQTGSVAGSYGYSSGIGKTTNHTEWYATGFPNPQNFNTVVIHPRSDSGNAGAGFPIDFKIQVWNGSAWLDRVTVTGYPNPGSAPQTFSLGTTDWATAIRIYATNLPKVGPTDYLMQFAEVEVLNQ, from the coding sequence GTGAAAGCCGCCCTTTTAACCGCCGCAATGGTATCGGTGCTTTCTTCCTCTCTATTTGCAACCCAACCGGCCAAAGCAGACGCCAACACCTGGGTAGCGGTGACGGAAGGCTCCAGCAAAAAAATCAAAGTGTATGATCCGGTAGTTTACAATTGGGACACCCGGGCCGCACAAAAATGGGAATGGACCCCGAATTCAAACGCTGGCTACAGTTCAGCGGAAATTGCCGCTTGGGGCGGCGGGAGCGATGCCAAGCTGCGGGAAAGCAGCTTCTGGGGCGGACAAATTATGGCAACCGTCAGCGGATCGGGACTTGCAACGATTGTCTCCTATCCAAGCGGTAAAGAGTTATGGTCTGTGGTACAGGGAGGGAGCGGTACGGTCAATTTACACTCCATTGAAGTGCTGCCCAACGGAAACTGCGTCACGGTCGGCTCCGTCGAAGGCAAGGTGCGTCTGTACACCTCTTCCCAGGGAAATACCAATTCTATTGTGCTGGCTGATTTACCGGGCGCTCATGGTGTTCATTGGGACAACACCCGCGGTGTCCTGTGGGCGATCGGCGATACCACCCTGGTCGGGATAAAGATAGAAGGAACCGCAGCTGCCCCTACTTATAGCGTTTATAGAACAGTAACCATCCCGCTTTCCGATGGACAGATCCCCTATGGTCATGATCTATGGCCGGTTTATGGAGATACGAACCGGTTGTGGGTGGCGGTCAATTGGCGTGTCTGGCAGTACAACATAGGGGCTGACAGCTGGGAGAGCTCTTATGCCGGTTCCGATGTTCTGCACAATTCCGGTAAGATGATCAAGTCTGTGGGGAACGTTCCCAGCGGGCAGGTGGTCTATACGTTCCCCGAAACGAGCTGGGTAACCCATACCGTCAGCTTCACCAACCCTACCGCCACCCGCCCTATCACCGGTGCGGCCATCTACAAAGCCCGTCCCTGGATACCGGGCTATGACGGAACAACGGGAATGGCTCAAGATAATCTGGCACTGAACTCTTCCCCCTCCACCTCAAGCTCCTATGAAACGGCGGTTTGGGGTAAGGCCAAAGCCGTGGATGGCCAGACCGGCTCGGTAGCCGGGTCATATGGTTACTCAAGCGGGATTGGCAAAACAACCAATCATACGGAATGGTATGCCACCGGCTTTCCCAATCCCCAAAACTTTAACACTGTCGTGATCCATCCGAGAAGCGACAGCGGGAATGCCGGCGCCGGATTCCCTATTGATTTCAAGATTCAAGTTTGGAACGGCTCCGCCTGGTTAGACCGGGTAACCGTCACCGGCTACCCCAATCCGGGAAGTGCTCCCCAAACCTTCTCGTTAGGAACAACCGATTGGGCAACCGCCATTCGAATCTATGCCACCAATCTCCCTAAGGTCGGACCAACCGATTATCTTATGCAGTTTGCCGAGGTAGAGGTGCTGAATCAATAA
- a CDS encoding response regulator, with protein MYRLLVVDDEPIIVDGIYRLLQEEEGLELDLYRAYSGDEALEKLSWMRFDIVLSDIRMPGMSGLELQGHITDRWPACKVIFLTGHPDFEYVQAALRGKSIDYILKTESDEEVVASVRKAMDALKAESQNARFLDKAAEQLQLAIPTLQRDYLQGLCEGTKTWSSLKPELLKELHIPLRFQEPLLVVIGRVDRWPDSISKASDKALMMFAIHNIAKEYFMPCSIQAVNTDYNRFIWLLQPEASPVSPLPAADPSWIRTIRFVHGTLERIQAASLQLLKVPISVAAGKSAVEWKDLSSCYDKLRKGLSRGLGIGQGTMIIEDQQTEESARENEMQKQTIRHLVKKLTASDFHFENVDKEEFMKLILDISVRLEPFYEETDFFLELYYAVAAHLLSQVNRWGDRGTQLKEVHLDKIANYQLHATRREAFQYLIQAALQLFESRDSEKTEHTRQVVETINRYVEEHLDKDLSLTTLSEIIYLNPYYMSRLYKQITGINLSEYITEARLKKAKKLVTESQMKMHEIARQVGFESPAYFTRIFKKNMGRTPQEYRELSRTRRSGM; from the coding sequence ATGTACCGATTGCTGGTCGTTGATGACGAGCCCATTATTGTTGACGGAATCTATCGGCTTCTTCAAGAAGAAGAAGGGCTTGAGCTGGACCTTTACCGGGCCTATTCGGGTGACGAAGCCTTGGAGAAATTAAGCTGGATGCGCTTCGATATTGTATTGTCCGATATCCGGATGCCGGGCATGTCCGGGCTTGAGCTTCAAGGGCATATTACCGACCGTTGGCCGGCCTGCAAAGTCATTTTTTTGACGGGCCATCCCGATTTCGAGTATGTTCAGGCCGCTCTGCGCGGCAAAAGCATCGATTACATCCTCAAGACGGAAAGCGATGAAGAAGTGGTGGCCAGCGTACGAAAAGCGATGGATGCGCTGAAGGCCGAAAGTCAGAATGCCCGATTTCTGGACAAGGCGGCGGAACAGCTCCAATTAGCTATCCCTACCTTGCAGAGGGATTATTTGCAAGGATTATGTGAAGGCACCAAGACGTGGTCTTCTCTAAAGCCTGAGCTTCTTAAGGAGCTGCATATCCCGCTTCGGTTTCAGGAACCGCTGCTCGTGGTCATTGGGCGCGTGGACCGGTGGCCGGACTCCATCTCCAAAGCATCGGATAAAGCGCTGATGATGTTCGCTATCCACAACATTGCCAAGGAATATTTCATGCCGTGCTCGATTCAAGCGGTCAATACGGATTATAACCGTTTTATTTGGCTCCTTCAGCCGGAAGCATCTCCCGTATCTCCATTGCCGGCTGCCGATCCTTCGTGGATCAGAACGATCCGGTTCGTTCACGGTACCTTGGAAAGAATACAGGCGGCCAGCCTTCAGCTTCTAAAGGTGCCTATTTCGGTAGCAGCGGGGAAATCGGCTGTGGAATGGAAGGACCTCTCTTCCTGCTATGACAAGCTGCGCAAAGGGCTTAGCCGGGGATTGGGAATCGGTCAGGGAACGATGATCATCGAGGATCAGCAGACGGAGGAGTCCGCTCGGGAAAACGAAATGCAGAAACAAACGATCCGCCATCTGGTCAAAAAATTGACCGCATCCGATTTCCATTTCGAGAACGTGGACAAGGAAGAGTTTATGAAGTTGATCCTCGATATTTCCGTGCGTTTGGAGCCCTTTTATGAGGAAACGGATTTTTTTCTTGAGCTGTATTACGCCGTTGCGGCCCACCTGCTTTCGCAAGTAAACCGTTGGGGAGACCGGGGAACACAACTGAAGGAAGTGCATTTGGACAAAATCGCCAATTACCAGCTCCATGCGACCCGGAGGGAAGCGTTTCAATATCTGATTCAAGCCGCCCTTCAGCTGTTTGAATCCCGTGACAGCGAGAAGACCGAGCACACCCGGCAGGTGGTCGAGACCATCAACCGCTATGTGGAGGAGCATCTGGATAAGGACCTGTCGCTTACCACTCTTTCCGAAATCATCTACCTAAACCCTTATTACATGTCGCGGCTTTATAAACAAATTACCGGAATCAATTTATCCGAATATATAACCGAGGCCCGTCTTAAGAAGGCCAAGAAGCTCGTGACCGAGTCTCAAATGAAAATGCATGAAATCGCCCGGCAGGTCGGATTCGAATCGCCGGCCTATTTTACCAGGATCTTCAAGAAGAATATGGGCCGGACTCCCCAAGAATACAGGGAGCTGAGCCGAACGAGACGCTCCGGCATGTGA
- a CDS encoding sensor histidine kinase — translation MFKRPQSNIYVKLVFTLLLIVVPLYTVSLTLNQSGEEAVKSEISNSMQANVHFYLGLLELDISKIVKLGREYMADEDVGKLSVVAPVMPDFEKTAALLRIQNRLLLLKASSSYVTNASIHISMLDRTISANNMVNPIPRDEFRVLSAPARQQNSPFITWHNRLFISYPYPEYALSNRDPVFLLDIEMDQKEIEHVLRQIIDNKEGGSLLVDHDLQWKISSGENEETDHALWEWVSDKVNSGHSKGVETVRISEEDYVVSFEHSNFLGATLVKYIPERNVTGPLDKHRLWFWLLSLISAVIIAFFSYVIYRVIHRPLRTLVRAFRAVEQGDFNQTVQYRFKDEFSYLYGQFNGMVERLRVLIHEVYEQQYRAQVSEFRQLQSQINPHFLYNSFFTLSRMAKNEDYENVTRFTRYLGEYFQFITRDGTGEVTLEAECQFARTFMDIQAYRFSSRINVSFGDLPPGCRKRMVPRLILQPIIENAYNHGLANKKKEGRIEVVFQEQAESLTMAVEDNGEELSDERLNELQAKLRYTQSEPETTGLVNVHRRIQIRFGDRFGLRVSRGSLGGLRVEIRIPAEEKTDHVPIAGR, via the coding sequence GTGTTCAAGCGACCCCAATCCAACATTTATGTAAAGCTTGTCTTTACACTCCTGCTTATTGTGGTTCCTCTTTATACCGTCAGTCTTACGTTAAATCAATCCGGTGAGGAAGCGGTCAAGAGTGAAATTTCCAATTCAATGCAAGCCAACGTTCATTTTTATTTGGGACTTCTGGAGCTGGATATCAGCAAAATCGTCAAGCTCGGAAGAGAATACATGGCGGATGAGGATGTCGGCAAATTAAGCGTCGTCGCCCCCGTCATGCCCGATTTTGAGAAAACGGCGGCTTTGCTGCGCATCCAGAATCGGCTGCTCCTGCTCAAGGCATCCAGCAGCTATGTTACCAACGCGAGCATCCATATCTCGATGCTGGACCGTACGATCTCCGCCAACAATATGGTCAATCCCATTCCGAGGGATGAATTTCGTGTTCTGTCCGCTCCGGCCCGTCAGCAAAACTCCCCCTTTATTACATGGCACAACCGGTTATTCATCAGCTATCCCTACCCCGAATATGCCTTATCCAACCGGGATCCTGTTTTTTTGCTGGATATCGAAATGGATCAGAAAGAGATCGAACATGTTCTGCGTCAAATCATCGACAACAAAGAGGGCGGGTCCCTGCTTGTCGATCATGATCTTCAATGGAAGATTTCCAGCGGGGAGAACGAGGAAACGGATCACGCCTTATGGGAATGGGTATCCGATAAAGTCAACAGCGGGCATTCGAAGGGAGTCGAAACCGTCCGAATCAGCGAGGAGGATTATGTGGTCAGCTTCGAGCATTCCAACTTTCTGGGGGCTACGCTGGTCAAATATATACCGGAGAGAAACGTCACGGGGCCGCTGGATAAGCATCGGCTGTGGTTCTGGCTGCTTTCCCTGATCTCGGCGGTTATCATTGCCTTCTTCTCCTACGTCATTTACCGGGTGATCCACCGCCCTTTACGGACTCTGGTCCGGGCCTTTAGAGCCGTAGAGCAGGGGGATTTTAATCAAACGGTTCAGTATCGCTTCAAGGATGAATTCTCCTATCTGTACGGTCAGTTCAATGGGATGGTGGAGCGGCTGCGCGTTCTGATCCATGAGGTGTATGAGCAGCAGTACCGGGCTCAAGTATCCGAATTCCGGCAGCTTCAATCGCAGATTAATCCTCATTTTCTCTACAACAGCTTCTTTACGCTCTCAAGGATGGCCAAGAACGAGGACTATGAGAATGTGACCCGGTTTACCCGTTACTTGGGCGAGTATTTCCAGTTTATAACACGGGATGGAACAGGAGAGGTGACCTTGGAGGCGGAGTGCCAATTCGCGCGTACGTTTATGGACATTCAAGCGTACCGTTTCTCCAGCCGAATTAACGTGAGTTTCGGAGACCTTCCGCCAGGATGCCGGAAACGGATGGTTCCCCGGCTGATTCTCCAGCCGATCATCGAGAATGCCTATAATCATGGCTTGGCGAACAAAAAGAAGGAGGGACGGATCGAAGTCGTGTTTCAGGAACAGGCGGAATCCTTGACGATGGCCGTTGAGGATAACGGGGAAGAGCTTTCGGATGAGCGGCTGAACGAGCTGCAAGCCAAGCTCCGTTACACCCAGTCGGAGCCCGAGACGACGGGGCTCGTGAATGTGCACCGAAGAATTCAAATCCGGTTCGGAGACCGGTTCGGCCTGCGTGTAAGCAGAGGCAGCCTTGGAGGCTTGAGAGTCGAGATCCGAATCCCTGCAGAGGAGAAGACGGACCATGTACCGATTGCTGGTCGTTGA